A single region of the Rhizobium sp. NLR16a genome encodes:
- a CDS encoding acyltransferase, with protein sequence MLVQLQYLRAVAALMVVYFHAILQLAKVNPAVDATAFLYGETGVDIFFVLSGFVMWLTTSGRAIRPIDFARRRIRRIVPLYWLATLFSAVVALAAPSLLKSTVFDLPHLIASLLFLPWANAADPGTITPVVVPGWTLNYEMFFYFVFALLLPLSETRRIPVMFAVFAVILIACRLLPESTATRFYGEPIMLEFLAGVVLGWLYRQKVLLPNRWAWAALATGFVFLVVNEALMPPESRFYAWGIPAIFILYGAVSIDFSRLPVLGWLNYLGDCSYSIYITHAFTLAFLRVASDRLPIGILQQPVLFVILALVLSSIGGAIVHEITTPRRKVAVAGRPPA encoded by the coding sequence ATGCTTGTCCAGCTTCAATATCTGCGCGCGGTTGCGGCGCTGATGGTCGTTTATTTCCATGCAATATTGCAGCTGGCCAAGGTCAATCCCGCCGTCGACGCCACGGCTTTTCTTTATGGCGAAACCGGCGTCGACATCTTCTTCGTGCTCAGCGGCTTCGTGATGTGGCTGACGACGAGCGGGCGGGCGATCCGCCCCATCGATTTCGCCCGCCGCCGCATCAGGAGGATCGTCCCGCTCTACTGGCTGGCAACCTTGTTTTCGGCTGTCGTGGCGCTTGCTGCCCCCTCACTGCTCAAATCCACGGTGTTCGACCTTCCGCATCTCATTGCCTCGCTGCTGTTCCTGCCATGGGCCAATGCCGCCGATCCCGGCACGATCACCCCCGTTGTCGTGCCGGGCTGGACGCTGAATTACGAAATGTTCTTCTATTTCGTGTTTGCACTGCTGCTGCCGCTCTCGGAAACCCGCCGGATTCCGGTGATGTTTGCCGTCTTTGCCGTCATCCTGATTGCCTGCCGGCTGCTTCCGGAATCAACGGCCACCCGGTTCTACGGCGAGCCGATCATGCTGGAATTTCTTGCCGGCGTCGTGCTCGGCTGGCTTTACCGGCAGAAGGTGCTTCTGCCGAACCGCTGGGCATGGGCGGCACTGGCCACGGGTTTTGTGTTCCTCGTCGTCAACGAAGCGCTGATGCCGCCGGAGAGCCGGTTCTACGCCTGGGGCATCCCGGCGATCTTCATCCTCTACGGCGCTGTTTCCATCGACTTTTCCCGTCTGCCGGTTCTGGGATGGCTGAACTATCTCGGCGACTGCTCCTACAGCATCTATATCACCCACGCCTTCACCCTCGCTTTCCTGAGGGTGGCTTCGGACCGCCTGCCGATCGGCATCCTGCAGCAACCGGTGCTCTTCGTGATCCTGGCGCTGGTGCTTTCGTCAATCGGCGGCGCAATCGTCCATGAAATCACCACGCCGCGCCGGAAGGTGGCCGTGGCAGGCAGGCCGCCGGCCTAG
- a CDS encoding P1 family peptidase, with protein MPDLLNLLTDIEGVSVGHATDLSLGSGVTVIVFDEPAVASGTVLGGAPGGRDTGLLDPSMTVSTVDAFVFSGGSAFGLDAAGGVQAGLREAGRGFAVGPVKIPIVPQAILMDLLNGGDKDWGLHSPYREMGYAALKTATKGVFALGTAGAGTGATTATFKGGLGSASAVSSAGHRVAAIVAVNALGSATIGDGPHFWAAPFEKDGEFGGLGMPATTDHRIRLKGMSTPATTIGAVVTDAQLTKAEAHRLSLAGHDGLARALLPAHLPLDGDTVFAASTVKHPRNDMASLMELCHLATIVMARAIARGVYMASALPAEGGQIAWQDRYPQGR; from the coding sequence TTGCCCGATCTTCTCAATCTGCTCACCGACATCGAAGGCGTTTCCGTCGGCCATGCGACCGACCTCTCGCTGGGATCCGGCGTCACGGTCATCGTCTTCGACGAGCCGGCGGTCGCCTCCGGCACGGTGCTCGGCGGCGCGCCGGGCGGACGCGATACCGGCCTGCTCGACCCGTCGATGACCGTCAGTACCGTCGATGCCTTTGTGTTCTCGGGCGGCTCGGCCTTCGGGCTCGATGCGGCCGGGGGCGTGCAGGCCGGCTTGCGCGAAGCCGGCCGCGGCTTTGCAGTCGGGCCGGTCAAGATTCCGATCGTGCCGCAAGCGATCCTGATGGACCTGCTGAACGGCGGCGACAAGGATTGGGGTCTTCACTCCCCCTATCGTGAGATGGGTTATGCGGCGTTGAAGACCGCGACGAAGGGCGTATTTGCGCTCGGCACCGCCGGCGCCGGCACCGGGGCGACGACGGCCACTTTCAAGGGCGGGCTCGGCTCGGCCAGTGCCGTCAGCAGCGCCGGCCATCGCGTCGCTGCGATCGTCGCCGTCAATGCGCTCGGTTCGGCAACGATCGGTGACGGGCCGCATTTCTGGGCGGCGCCCTTCGAGAAGGACGGCGAATTTGGCGGGCTCGGTATGCCTGCGACCACCGATCACAGGATACGGCTCAAGGGGATGAGCACGCCGGCAACGACGATCGGCGCTGTCGTCACCGACGCGCAGCTGACGAAGGCGGAAGCGCATCGGCTTTCACTTGCCGGTCATGACGGCCTTGCCCGAGCGCTGCTGCCGGCACACCTGCCGCTCGACGGCGATACCGTCTTTGCCGCGTCGACCGTCAAACATCCAAGAAACGACATGGCAAGCCTGATGGAACTTTGCCACCTCGCCACCATCGTCATGGCGCGGGCAATCGCGCGCGGCGTCTATATGGCGAGCGCCCTTCCGGCCGAGGGCGGGCAAATAGCATGGCAAGACCGCTATCCCCAGGGCCGTTGA
- a CDS encoding ABC transporter permease, translated as MIALLLRRFTGLILTLVIVSLLIFTVMDLLPGDPASIMLGTSASPETLAALRHELGLDQPLVLRYGQWLAGLLSGNLGNSLTYGVPVAGLIVERLAVTLPLALMAMVLSMAIALPLGVLAASRRGRVFDTIATLFSQISIAVPAFWVALLLIILFSTMLGLMPAGGFPGWGAGLLPALQALVMPAVALAMPQAGVLTRVARSAVLETMHEDFARTAVAKGLSSSAVLWRHIVPNALIPVLTMIGLQFTFLVAGAVLVENVFNLPGLGRLALQALSQRDVIVMQDVVLFFAGLVIVVNFVVDLSYVAIDPRIRKAV; from the coding sequence ATGATCGCGCTTCTCCTTCGCCGCTTCACCGGCCTCATCCTCACCCTCGTCATCGTCTCTCTGCTGATCTTCACCGTCATGGATCTGCTGCCCGGCGATCCAGCCTCGATCATGCTTGGCACCTCGGCAAGCCCGGAAACGCTGGCAGCGCTGCGTCACGAGCTCGGCCTCGACCAGCCGCTCGTCCTGCGCTACGGCCAATGGCTGGCCGGCCTCCTGTCCGGCAACCTCGGCAATTCCCTGACCTACGGCGTTCCCGTTGCCGGACTGATCGTCGAGCGGCTGGCGGTGACGCTGCCGCTGGCGCTGATGGCAATGGTGCTTTCGATGGCGATCGCCCTGCCGCTTGGCGTTCTGGCCGCCTCGCGCCGCGGCCGCGTTTTCGACACGATCGCAACATTGTTTTCGCAGATCAGCATCGCCGTGCCCGCCTTCTGGGTGGCGCTGCTGTTGATCATCCTGTTTTCGACGATGCTCGGGCTGATGCCGGCCGGCGGCTTCCCGGGGTGGGGCGCCGGTCTTCTGCCGGCATTGCAGGCGCTCGTCATGCCGGCCGTCGCGCTGGCGATGCCGCAGGCGGGCGTGTTGACACGCGTCGCACGTTCGGCGGTTCTCGAGACGATGCATGAGGATTTTGCCCGCACCGCGGTGGCCAAGGGGCTGTCAAGCAGTGCGGTGCTGTGGCGGCATATCGTGCCGAATGCGCTGATCCCGGTTCTGACGATGATCGGACTGCAGTTCACCTTTCTGGTCGCCGGCGCGGTGCTGGTGGAAAACGTCTTCAACCTGCCGGGGCTCGGGAGGCTTGCGCTTCAGGCACTCTCCCAGCGCGATGTCATCGTCATGCAGGATGTCGTGCTGTTCTTCGCGGGCTTGGTCATCGTGGTGAATTTCGTCGTCGATCTCTCCTATGTGGCGATCGACCCCAGGATCAGAAAGGCGGTTTGA
- a CDS encoding ABC transporter permease, producing the protein MAQIVSSAFARRRRTDRLSRRMNLIAGTVIIGLLVAVALLSLVWTPLPPAKMQIIHKLQPPLAFGLLGTDQFGRDVASMLMAGCRNSLSIAITAVAIGGTLGSISGISAAAIRGPAETLLMRICDVIFALPPILSAMVLGAFLGPGRFTAITAIAVFMIPVFARVTLATSLQAWSRDYVTAARAIGNTRLTISLRHVLPNIISQIIVHGTIQLGLAILTEAGLSFLGLGMAPPAPTWGRMLADAQTYLALAPWLAILPGLAIALTVLGFNMLGDGLRDLLDPREASR; encoded by the coding sequence ATGGCCCAGATCGTATCCTCCGCCTTTGCCCGCCGCCGAAGGACTGACAGACTTAGCCGGCGAATGAACCTCATCGCGGGCACGGTCATCATTGGCCTGCTGGTCGCCGTTGCGCTCCTGTCGCTCGTCTGGACGCCCTTGCCGCCGGCGAAGATGCAGATCATCCATAAACTGCAGCCGCCGCTTGCCTTCGGCCTGCTCGGCACGGATCAGTTCGGCCGCGACGTGGCGTCGATGCTGATGGCTGGATGCCGGAACTCTTTGTCGATTGCCATCACCGCGGTTGCGATCGGCGGGACGCTCGGCTCGATATCAGGCATCTCCGCCGCGGCGATCCGCGGTCCAGCCGAAACGCTGCTGATGCGCATCTGCGACGTCATCTTCGCCTTGCCACCGATCCTGTCGGCGATGGTGCTCGGCGCCTTTCTCGGGCCGGGGCGCTTCACCGCGATCACCGCGATCGCCGTCTTCATGATTCCGGTCTTTGCGCGGGTGACGCTGGCAACCTCGCTGCAGGCCTGGAGCCGCGATTATGTGACGGCGGCGCGCGCGATCGGCAATACGCGCCTGACCATTTCACTGCGCCATGTGCTGCCGAATATCATCAGCCAGATCATCGTGCATGGGACAATCCAGCTCGGTCTGGCGATCCTGACCGAGGCCGGTCTCAGCTTTCTCGGGCTCGGCATGGCGCCGCCAGCGCCGACATGGGGCCGGATGCTTGCAGATGCGCAAACCTATCTGGCGCTGGCCCCCTGGCTCGCGATCCTGCCCGGCCTTGCCATCGCGCTCACCGTCCTCGGCTTCAACATGCTCGGCGACGGCTTGCGCGATCTTCTCGATCCACGCGAGGCGAGCCGCTGA
- the purU gene encoding formyltetrahydrofolate deformylase, whose translation MRSYVLTVSCKSTRGIVAAISSYLADKGCNIIDSSQFDDLDTGRFFMRVSFISEEGLSGSAISADFAAVAAPFEMDYDFHDSESRMKVLLMVSRFGHCLNDLLYRWKIGALPIDIVGVVSNHFDYQKVVVNHDIPFHHIKVTKENKPQAEAQLVDLVEQTGTELIVLARYMQVLSDQLCKQMSGRIINIHHSFLPSFKGANPYKQAYQRGVKLIGATAHYVTADLDEGPIIEQDTARITHAQSPDDYVSIGRDVESQVLARAIHAHIHHRTFINGNRTVVFPASPGSYASERMG comes from the coding sequence ATGAGAAGCTATGTATTGACGGTATCCTGCAAATCGACGCGCGGCATCGTTGCGGCGATTTCGAGCTATCTGGCCGACAAAGGCTGCAACATCATCGACTCCAGCCAGTTCGACGACCTCGATACCGGCAGGTTCTTCATGCGCGTCAGCTTCATTTCGGAAGAGGGACTGTCGGGCTCCGCCATCAGCGCCGATTTTGCCGCCGTCGCCGCGCCCTTCGAGATGGATTACGACTTCCACGACAGCGAGAGCCGCATGAAGGTGCTGCTGATGGTGTCGCGTTTCGGCCATTGTCTCAACGACCTGCTCTACCGCTGGAAGATCGGGGCGCTGCCGATCGACATCGTCGGCGTCGTCTCCAACCATTTCGATTACCAGAAGGTCGTCGTCAACCACGACATCCCCTTCCACCACATCAAGGTGACGAAGGAGAACAAGCCGCAGGCCGAGGCCCAGCTCGTCGATCTCGTCGAGCAGACCGGCACCGAGCTGATCGTGCTCGCCCGCTACATGCAGGTCCTCTCCGATCAGCTTTGCAAGCAGATGTCGGGCAGGATCATCAACATCCACCATTCCTTCCTGCCGAGCTTCAAGGGCGCCAACCCTTACAAGCAGGCCTATCAGCGCGGCGTCAAGCTGATCGGCGCCACCGCCCATTACGTCACCGCCGATCTCGACGAAGGCCCGATCATCGAGCAGGACACCGCCCGCATCACCCATGCGCAGTCGCCCGACGACTATGTCTCGATCGGCCGCGACGTCGAAAGCCAGGTGCTGGCCCGCGCTATCCACGCCCATATCCATCATCGCACCTTCATCAACGGCAACCGCACCGTCGTCTTCCCGGCCAGCCCCGGAAGCTACGCCTCCGAACGCATGGGGTGA
- a CDS encoding aminotransferase, translating into MTDEALVDRMTLPRPDVTVADAEEILLAHYSLSGTLAELGSQQDRNYRVDSDRGRYVLKICHAAYEARELEAQNAALHHLKRQQDAPRVPKVIATNDGREIIVLTVRGRGYQVRLLEYLEGQGLTEMRYLAPASVAALGALCARLAQALADFDHPGLDRSLQWDLRRAGPVAVQLLSAITDSAARDRIAKTMVTAVRRIQPLAPSLRLQAVHHDVTGDNVVGHRDAHGHTIPDGVIDFGDIIRGWLVGDLAVTCASLLHQANGDPFHILPAVTAYQAIYPLSDEELKALWPLIVARAVILVASSEQQMSIDPDNDYVRGNLDRERAIFDTVMSVPFELMEAAILKAAGADVAAPPPSAWLPLLPDIDPVTIAYVDLGVRSAHFSAGNWLSADMDWRLLARAASENGTAATRYGEYRLSRAALGNARAQATFALHVDICLAAGSAVAAPFAGRIGWKDQHLTLTDDSTTLHLDGLDPLVENGAVLAAGDPLGSVFGEVSSLGGLRLQLCSIAGLEPPLFAMPREAAAWSVLCPSPSSLLCPGADAPQPETGELLAKRQTYLASAQKNYYAAPPQIERGWREYLFDVEGRAYLDMVNNVTILGHGHPRLAAAISAQWLRLNTNSRFHYAAIAEFSERLAALAPEGLDAVFLVNSGSEANDLAIRLAQAHSGARNMLCLLEAYHGWSAASDAVSTSIADNPLALTTRPDWVHAAVSPNTYRGAFRGPDTAASYLAAVKPTLATIDAGGQGLAGFICESVYGNAGGIPLPEGYLKEIYTEVRARGGLCIADEVQVGYGRLGHYFWGFEQQGVVPDIITIAKGMGNGHPLGAVITRREIAQSLEKEGPFFSSTGGSPVSCVAGMTVLDIMAEEKLQENARTVGDHLKARLAALIDRHAIAGAVHGMGLYLGLEFVRDRTTLEPATEETAAICDRLLDLGIIMQPTGDHQNVLKIKPPLCLSLESADFFADMLEKVLQEGW; encoded by the coding sequence ATGACCGACGAGGCGCTTGTGGATCGCATGACGCTGCCGCGTCCCGACGTCACCGTTGCTGACGCGGAAGAGATCCTTCTTGCCCATTACAGCCTGTCCGGCACGCTCGCCGAACTCGGCAGCCAGCAGGATCGGAACTACCGCGTCGACAGCGATCGTGGGCGATACGTCCTGAAGATCTGCCATGCCGCCTACGAGGCCCGCGAGCTCGAGGCGCAAAATGCCGCGCTCCATCATCTCAAGCGCCAGCAGGACGCGCCACGCGTTCCGAAGGTGATCGCCACGAATGATGGGCGGGAAATTATCGTCCTTACCGTGCGCGGGCGGGGCTATCAGGTCCGGTTGCTGGAATATCTGGAAGGCCAGGGACTGACGGAGATGAGATATCTGGCGCCGGCTTCCGTCGCGGCGCTTGGCGCGCTCTGCGCGAGGCTGGCGCAGGCGCTTGCCGATTTCGACCATCCCGGCCTCGACCGCAGCCTGCAGTGGGATTTGCGACGCGCCGGGCCTGTCGCCGTACAGCTGCTGTCCGCCATCACCGACAGCGCTGCCCGTGACCGGATTGCCAAAACCATGGTGACGGCCGTTCGCCGCATCCAGCCCCTGGCGCCGTCGCTTCGGCTCCAGGCGGTCCATCACGACGTCACCGGCGACAATGTCGTCGGCCATCGCGACGCCCATGGCCACACGATCCCCGACGGGGTGATCGATTTCGGCGACATCATCCGCGGCTGGCTGGTCGGCGACCTCGCCGTCACCTGCGCTTCGCTGCTGCATCAGGCGAATGGCGATCCCTTTCACATCCTGCCCGCCGTCACCGCCTATCAGGCGATCTATCCGCTGAGCGACGAGGAGCTGAAGGCGCTCTGGCCGCTGATCGTCGCGCGCGCGGTCATCCTCGTTGCCAGCAGCGAACAGCAGATGTCGATCGATCCCGATAATGATTATGTCCGTGGCAATCTCGACCGCGAGCGGGCGATCTTCGATACGGTGATGTCGGTTCCGTTCGAACTCATGGAAGCTGCGATCCTCAAGGCGGCCGGCGCGGATGTCGCCGCTCCGCCGCCATCGGCATGGCTGCCCTTGCTGCCCGATATCGATCCCGTCACGATCGCCTATGTCGACCTTGGCGTGCGGAGCGCGCATTTTTCCGCCGGCAACTGGCTGAGCGCCGATATGGACTGGCGGCTGCTTGCCCGGGCCGCAAGCGAAAACGGCACGGCGGCGACGCGCTATGGTGAATATCGGCTTTCCCGCGCTGCCCTTGGAAACGCGAGGGCACAGGCGACCTTCGCCCTGCATGTCGACATCTGCCTTGCCGCAGGAAGTGCGGTCGCAGCGCCCTTTGCCGGCCGTATCGGCTGGAAGGACCAGCATCTGACACTGACGGACGACAGCACGACCCTGCATCTCGACGGACTCGACCCTTTGGTCGAGAATGGCGCCGTGCTTGCCGCTGGCGATCCGCTTGGTTCTGTTTTCGGTGAAGTGTCGTCACTTGGCGGCCTGCGCCTCCAACTCTGCAGCATCGCGGGTCTTGAACCCCCGCTCTTTGCCATGCCGCGCGAGGCGGCGGCCTGGTCGGTGCTCTGCCCTTCGCCTTCATCCCTTCTCTGCCCGGGAGCGGATGCGCCGCAACCGGAGACCGGAGAACTGCTCGCCAAGCGGCAGACCTATCTCGCAAGTGCGCAGAAGAACTATTATGCCGCGCCGCCGCAGATCGAGCGCGGCTGGAGGGAATATCTGTTCGATGTCGAGGGCCGCGCCTATCTCGACATGGTCAACAATGTCACGATCCTCGGCCACGGGCATCCCAGGCTGGCGGCGGCAATCAGTGCCCAATGGCTGCGGCTCAATACGAATTCACGCTTCCACTATGCGGCGATTGCGGAGTTTTCCGAACGTCTCGCGGCGCTCGCGCCGGAGGGCCTCGACGCGGTCTTCCTCGTCAACAGCGGCTCTGAGGCGAACGATCTGGCGATTCGGCTGGCGCAGGCCCATAGCGGCGCCCGCAACATGCTCTGCCTGCTCGAAGCCTATCATGGCTGGTCGGCGGCGAGCGATGCCGTCTCCACGTCGATCGCCGACAATCCGCTGGCGCTGACCACCCGACCGGATTGGGTGCATGCGGCCGTTTCGCCGAATACCTATCGCGGCGCGTTTCGCGGACCCGACACAGCGGCGAGCTATCTGGCCGCCGTCAAGCCGACGCTCGCGACGATCGACGCCGGCGGCCAGGGCCTCGCCGGCTTCATCTGCGAATCGGTCTACGGCAATGCCGGCGGCATTCCGTTGCCGGAAGGGTATCTGAAGGAGATCTATACCGAGGTGCGCGCCCGCGGCGGGCTCTGCATCGCCGATGAGGTGCAGGTCGGTTACGGCCGGCTCGGCCATTATTTCTGGGGCTTCGAGCAGCAGGGGGTCGTGCCCGATATCATCACCATCGCCAAGGGCATGGGCAATGGCCACCCGCTCGGCGCCGTCATCACCAGACGGGAGATTGCGCAGTCGCTGGAGAAGGAGGGACCTTTCTTCTCCTCCACCGGCGGCAGCCCGGTCAGCTGCGTCGCCGGCATGACGGTGCTCGATATCATGGCTGAGGAGAAGCTGCAGGAAAATGCCCGCACGGTCGGCGATCATCTGAAGGCGCGGCTTGCCGCGCTGATCGACCGGCACGCGATCGCCGGCGCCGTCCATGGGATGGGCCTCTATCTCGGCCTGGAATTCGTCCGCGACAGAACGACGCTGGAGCCGGCGACGGAAGAGACGGCAGCGATCTGCGACCGGCTTCTCGACCTCGGCATCATCATGCAGCCAACCGGCGATCACCAAAATGTGCTGAAGATCAAACCGCCGCTCTGCCTCAGTCTCGAAAGCGCGGATTTCTTCGCAGACATGCTGGAAAAGGTGCTCCAGGAAGGCTGGTGA
- a CDS encoding ABC transporter substrate-binding protein, which yields MNKVSFASSARCIKRLSLGAALSAGLVVTAMTPAEAAKTALNLGMSVEPTGLDPTIAAPVAIGQLTWQNVFEGLVTIDQTGKVQPQLAKSWEISGDGLTYMFKLRTGVKFHDGEAFDAAAAKFALDRARGTDSVNPQKRFFASIASIDTPDAETLVLHLTAPTGSLIYWLAWPASVMVAPKTADNDKVMPIGTGPFKFASWTKGDRVELVRNGDYWNKDASAKLDKVTFRFIADPQAQAAALKSGDLDAFPEFAAPELMSSFDGDARLITKVGNTELKVVAGMNNARKPFDDKRVRQALMMAIDRQTVIDGAWSGLGTPIGSHYTPNDPGYKDMTGVLPYDVEKAKALLTEAGYPNGFTFTIKSPQMAYAPRSAQVMQAMFAEIGVTMNIEPTEFPAKWVQDVMKDRNFDMTIVAHAEPLDIDIYARDPYYFNYRNPAFDALMKKVQETADPATQNAVYGEAQKILAEDVPALYLFVMPKLGVWDRKLKGLWENEPIPSNVLSGVYWEE from the coding sequence ATGAACAAGGTTTCGTTTGCGTCTTCGGCGCGCTGCATCAAGCGGCTTTCCCTCGGTGCTGCGTTGTCGGCCGGTCTCGTAGTGACAGCAATGACACCGGCGGAAGCGGCCAAGACCGCCCTCAATCTCGGCATGAGCGTCGAACCAACAGGCCTCGACCCGACGATCGCCGCACCGGTCGCGATCGGCCAGCTCACCTGGCAGAATGTGTTCGAGGGGCTGGTGACGATCGATCAGACCGGCAAGGTCCAGCCGCAGCTGGCGAAAAGCTGGGAAATCTCGGGCGATGGCCTGACCTATATGTTCAAGCTGCGGACCGGCGTCAAATTCCATGATGGCGAGGCCTTCGATGCCGCCGCCGCCAAATTTGCCCTCGACCGCGCCCGCGGTACGGATTCGGTTAATCCGCAAAAACGCTTCTTCGCCTCGATTGCCTCGATCGATACGCCGGATGCCGAAACGCTGGTGCTGCATCTCACGGCCCCGACCGGCAGCCTGATCTATTGGCTCGCCTGGCCGGCATCTGTCATGGTCGCCCCGAAGACGGCCGACAACGACAAGGTCATGCCGATCGGCACCGGTCCCTTCAAGTTCGCTAGCTGGACGAAGGGCGACAGGGTCGAACTCGTCAGGAATGGCGACTACTGGAACAAGGATGCGTCTGCCAAGCTCGACAAGGTGACCTTCCGCTTCATCGCCGATCCGCAGGCGCAGGCAGCCGCCCTGAAATCCGGCGATCTCGATGCCTTTCCGGAATTTGCCGCACCCGAGCTGATGAGTTCCTTCGACGGCGATGCCAGGCTCATCACCAAGGTCGGCAATACCGAACTCAAGGTCGTCGCCGGCATGAACAATGCCAGGAAGCCCTTTGACGACAAGCGCGTCCGCCAGGCGCTGATGATGGCGATCGACCGCCAGACGGTGATCGACGGGGCGTGGTCCGGCCTCGGCACGCCGATCGGCAGCCACTACACGCCGAACGATCCGGGCTACAAGGACATGACCGGCGTGCTGCCCTATGATGTCGAAAAGGCAAAGGCACTGCTGACTGAGGCCGGCTACCCCAACGGCTTCACGTTCACGATCAAATCGCCGCAGATGGCCTATGCGCCGCGCAGCGCCCAGGTGATGCAGGCGATGTTTGCCGAAATTGGCGTGACGATGAACATCGAACCGACCGAGTTTCCGGCGAAATGGGTGCAGGACGTCATGAAGGATCGCAACTTCGACATGACGATCGTCGCCCACGCCGAACCGCTCGACATCGACATCTACGCACGCGATCCCTATTATTTCAACTACAGGAACCCGGCCTTCGATGCGCTGATGAAGAAGGTCCAGGAGACCGCGGATCCCGCCACCCAAAATGCGGTTTACGGCGAAGCGCAAAAGATCCTCGCCGAGGACGTACCGGCGCTCTACCTCTTCGTCATGCCGAAACTCGGCGTCTGGGACAGGAAGCTGAAGGGGTTGTGGGAGAACGAGCCGATTCCGTCGAATGTGCTCTCGGGGGTTTATTGGGAGGAGTGA
- a CDS encoding amidase has protein sequence MAETDLTIRELRRRFADKSLSPLEYWLSLEDHIAAWEPSISALYLYDPEAARVQAKASTERWAKGQTLGRLDGIPVTLKELLATKGQPVPLGSRAVELKPAEADAPAAARLREDGAVIFAKTTCPDYGMLSSGLSSFHPLSRNPWNIAQNPGGSSAGAAAAAAAGYGPLHIGTDIGGSVRLPAGWTGTFGFKPSHGRIPADPYYVGRCLGPMTRTVEDAAFSMATLSRPDWRDGTSLPPNDFDWMDFVVDMSGMKIGLMLDAGCGFAVDDEIRVAVESAAKRFEKAGATIVCVQPVLTRAMLDGLDTFWRARLWSDIAGLDEERRDSILPYIREWAKAGADINGVDAVRGFNQTIEMRRSCGRLFTSVDALLSPTNPIVSYPAEWASPTNDPARPFEHIAFTVPWNMSEQPAASINCGFSRSGMPIGLQIVGPRFDDMRVLRLSKAFEDWTGGVRSWPQRPIT, from the coding sequence ATGGCCGAAACCGATCTTACAATCCGTGAACTCAGGCGACGCTTCGCCGATAAGAGCCTCTCGCCGCTCGAATACTGGCTCTCCCTCGAAGACCATATCGCCGCCTGGGAGCCGTCCATATCAGCACTCTACCTCTACGACCCAGAGGCGGCGCGCGTGCAAGCGAAAGCTTCGACGGAGCGCTGGGCGAAGGGACAAACGCTGGGCAGGCTCGACGGCATCCCGGTCACGCTGAAAGAACTGCTCGCGACGAAGGGCCAGCCGGTGCCGCTCGGCTCCAGGGCGGTGGAACTGAAGCCGGCGGAGGCCGACGCGCCGGCTGCAGCGCGGCTGCGCGAGGACGGCGCGGTGATCTTCGCCAAGACCACCTGTCCCGATTACGGCATGCTTTCCTCCGGCCTGTCGAGCTTTCATCCTCTCAGCCGCAATCCCTGGAACATCGCGCAAAATCCCGGCGGATCGAGCGCCGGCGCCGCGGCCGCGGCCGCGGCCGGTTACGGGCCGCTGCACATCGGCACGGATATTGGCGGTTCGGTGCGGCTTCCTGCCGGCTGGACCGGCACCTTCGGCTTCAAGCCGAGCCACGGGCGCATTCCGGCCGATCCCTATTATGTCGGGCGCTGTCTCGGCCCGATGACGCGCACTGTCGAGGACGCCGCTTTTTCCATGGCGACGCTGTCACGGCCCGACTGGCGTGACGGGACCAGCCTGCCGCCCAACGATTTCGACTGGATGGATTTCGTTGTCGACATGTCAGGCATGAAGATCGGCCTAATGCTCGATGCCGGCTGCGGGTTTGCTGTCGATGATGAGATCAGGGTCGCGGTCGAATCGGCGGCGAAACGTTTCGAGAAGGCCGGCGCGACCATCGTCTGCGTTCAACCGGTGCTGACGCGCGCGATGCTTGACGGGCTCGACACGTTCTGGCGCGCCCGCCTGTGGAGCGATATCGCAGGGCTGGACGAAGAGCGGCGCGACAGCATCCTGCCCTATATCCGGGAATGGGCCAAGGCCGGCGCCGATATCAATGGCGTCGATGCCGTCAGGGGCTTCAATCAGACGATCGAAATGCGCAGGAGCTGCGGACGGCTGTTCACCTCGGTCGACGCCCTGCTTTCGCCGACCAACCCGATCGTCTCCTATCCGGCCGAATGGGCATCGCCGACCAACGATCCGGCGAGGCCGTTCGAACATATCGCCTTCACCGTGCCGTGGAACATGTCGGAGCAGCCGGCCGCGTCGATCAATTGCGGCTTCTCCCGTTCGGGCATGCCGATCGGGCTTCAGATCGTTGGGCCGCGTTTCGACGACATGCGGGTGCTGAGACTGTCGAAAGCTTTCGAGGATTGGACCGGCGGCGTGAGATCCTGGCCGCAGCGACCGATCACTTAG